DNA from Garra rufa unplaced genomic scaffold, GarRuf1.0 hap1_unplaced_818, whole genome shotgun sequence:
ctatgttcattattacattcaacaacagaacacctcaatcgctcaattagagtttTCTCCTgcagtcgacacaatggcgatcatatTCGGAcaggcgggtctaaggtaagacgctcatgtcaatcaactgtgtttcgtcacaacgacaagaagctgataaagacctgattttaaaaaggggatattacttttaaagattaaaaaaataccactgggtggatttgtattattgtagggtggttgtgtacacaaactgccaacacattaatgttcaaacagcatataaaagttagttttgcatccgatgaccccttaaatttattatatgacataaaaTACACCAGTAATTCcacacttttaagcttttacttATCTTGAAAAAGGTGGTTGCTGACAAGTGGCAAAATGGGAGTAAAAAGGTTGTTTGGGGCGATAAATGTCATCATGCCAAAAAGGAAAACTTTTACATCTACTCTTGTGCTCTTGTTCTTAATCtttttaaataagatttaaaGAGTTGTCTTAATGTAATGTAGTCATGTGTAGTTTGTATCTTAATTCTGCTGATTGTATTTAAACatcaaaattcataaaaaatagtGTTCATGATATTTTCTTGAACAAAGTTACGTCAGAATAAAATGTGGTCCTCTCTGAAGCAACTCTTTCTAAGGATCATGCAAAACAAAAATTTTGCCTTTTTGGTGAAAGAAATCTTAAAGGTgtagttcaattccagaacaaaaatgtacagataatttactcactcccttgtcatacaatatgtttctttctttctttcttctgtcagtaagaaattatgtttcttaagaaaaaacatttcaggatttctctccatataatggacttcaatggtgcccccaagtttaaacttccaaaatgcagtttaaccctcctgttatccttggggtcaatttgaccccattcaatgtttaacgtatgtacatatataattgacttttttttttttttttgcttcagattgaatgacttttcctaatttaatggggaaaacttggtaaacataaaagtaacatgatattatttgttcaatgccctgtacacatttttgttacatcggtgttctttggggtcaatttgaccccaggttcttttagctgtataaaagataagaaatataaaaaaaattacacacatttgttttgggtgatattgaggtcactataacatgctatgattttataatatgcactataattttatatgttaagtataataaaaattaaaaaaaaaaactaacacaaccatacctgtagtattgcgagaaccactgtcaattgaattgctctctcaatcgaaaatggcctctacgcaaaggttttctgtcagtgagattttgtcacaggtgtttgacagtgaaagttgggtggtgtttcagagtgttgttaagtagtcaacaaagacatcaattacctgacactaaccttttagcaaaaaaaatatcatattctagaggttttaaatttggggtcaaattgaccccagtggataaaaggtgttagcggattttagggtaacaggagggttaaatgcagcttcaaagggctttaaacgatcccagccgaggaagaaggttcttatctagtgaaacaatcagttattttcaaaacaaattgagaatttatatactttttaacctaaaatgcttgtcttgtctcatctctgcgatgaACATGCGTAGTTTGCGtatgtaatccgggtcaatacagttagggtatgtcggcaAAGTATGTATTctgatgttttcctcaagaaaaataatttctttacagctgaagaaagaaagacatgaacatcttggatgacaaaagggtgttctggaagtgaactaatccttcaactaACATTATCAATATGACCCTTTTCAAAGTATAAACTCTCCTTATTAAGACCTTTGGGTTTATCTTGAAATGTAATACTTAAAATCCACATTACTCTACTGTAAATCTAGTATGAGATCTAGACCCACTTTATTTAGAGGACAACTTTTAGTGCTGACATGAGAGGTGATAAACAGAATTTGTGTCTGTGGATCCACAGTATAGTACTTTATACAACCATGTAATTATATTTCTCATGTATTGCTATTTTAGTAGACTGAGAATATCCAGGTGAGGATACATAAGGATGCAGTAGGCGATCATCCAGAGAAACAGAAGCACATGTAGCTCATCCACTTCATAACTAGTTACGTCAAGAACCCCATTCCTGCAACACACAAGAAGAAAGCAGAATAAGACATACAGGTTTACAGGTCACATTTGCTAAAGCAGCAATGTCTTTTCAAACTTGCATCTTGCATCTTCGAGTCTTTGAACTCTTTCATTGTGACtcacattttatgcattttagcacataacaTCACCTATGCagtgctgtaccaggtgagctaaagagcaagtttactacatcaaAAAAGCCCTAAATATGGAATTGGTTATGTGATGCACATGTTAAAATGATGCACTATAAGAAAATAGTTTTGAGTTCATAACATAGTACTGTGTACTATGCTAAGGAACTGCATGAAAATAagtctttattaatcaaaaatctgCCCAGTGATCATAATTTGTATGAAAaggattaaagggttagttcacccaaagacagaaattctgtcattaattactcaccctcatgtcattccaaacccataagactgccgttcatctttggaacaaaatttacgatatttttaatgaaatccgagagctttctgaccttccaCAGACAAcgatgcaactaccacattcaaggcccagaaaggtagtaaggacattgttaaaatagtccatgtgacattagtgattCAAcgttaattttataaagctatgagaatactttttattcaacattttcttcTCTTCCACACCTTCAAGAAAGTACCACAATgttgtccttactatctttctgggccttgagcatGGCAGTtgcattgcagtctatgcagggtcagaaagctctcggatttcatcaaaaatatttgtgttccaaagatgaacgaagatcttatgggtttggaatgacatgaaagtgagtaattaatgacagcattttcattttttggtgaactatccttttaagttcCTTAATCCTTAAAGCTGTTGCTGTTTTACTACCCCTAGTGTTCAGTTCAGCCTGAAACTGTGGTGAAATGTAGCCtatgtataataaaaaatgtaggtagaggcatgtatttccaatgagcaaAACTACTTTCaactaaataatgtaataaaatgcaTGTGGAATATAATACAAACCTCTGTGTATGCGAAACTGCAGGTTCTCCAGTTATTCTTTCCAAAACTCTTCGATCCAAAACAATGCTTTGCTCATATTGGTCATTATCTGAAAGACCATCCTTCACTGCACTGGGGAAAAGGTCCTCTCTGATTTTATCCTTATCTAGACCATTTTTCACTGGTGGCACAAATGCACTGTGATGATCAAATGCATCTGAGTAAACACTCTCCTTCATTTTAAATGAACAGTCCAAGTCCAAAAGTTCATCACTAGATGATATAGGTATCTTTTTACCAGATTTATTCATCAGCAAAGAGTCAGAAGCAGCTGAAGATTTTTCTAAGTCACAGTCCCTTTGGGACGCATGGACGTCTGCATGTTTGTCGTCTCCTGACCTAATCAATACTTCTGAGGGTTTTAACTGCCTCTGTGTCTCACAAAAATGACACAATGAGTATATTTCACTTTCTTCAGATTCAAATGTGCTGGTAAACTCTATTCCCTCTGCATCCATAATTGTATTTACTTCAAGGTCAACATTTGACTCCAGTCCAGGTTCTTTATGTTCCAGCTCTAATATGTAGCTGAATGCGTCCTCTTCATCTGAATCCAGCTCCGACATTGCATAAACAGCTTCTTTTGAAACCTCAAAACAGTTCCCATCATCCTTCAGGCTTCCTAGCAAGCCTTTCTTCAATGCTAAAGAGTCACAACACTGCCCCCCAGTGGAGTCTGACAGGGATTGCCCTTTTGACCAGCTGGAGCTCTTCATGGTGAGGAAATGTTCAGACAGAGTAGCTAAACCCACAGGGATGTCTGTAAGACTGGCAGGCAGTGACTCTAAGCTGAGCTCTTGATCTCCAGTATGGTAGGTTTGTTCTTCTTGGCTGGACTCAGAAGATGTATGAAGTCCTCTCAATGCTTCAGCAGAGATATTAGATGGTAACATGCAACGAACTGAATCAGTCCAATGTCTGTCCGATCGTTCAATGAAATTTGGTGTGCCTCTAGAGGAATCTGTTGATGCGCAGTCCTGTGAATGAGTCAGTGTCATGATTAACGATATTTTACTCAAACAgaccattcattcattcatttatcaaacatcacaattttaaaatgtgtttgttCCAGTGTGGTACATCAGGTTATTTTAGTATGGAAGTCAGTTTCTAGCTTAGAgtaaaagatgaataaatatataaataaataaaaaaggcaatTTCAACTTTGTCACAGTTGCTTGATTGATTAAGTTATATCGCACAACTGTGGCTTTATAAATTGCTGATGTGAATATATCTCTTTAATGTGACATTTTTAGGAGTCCCATTTgtaagtttatgtcttacaaagTGGCTTTATAGGATGAAACTGTACtttcatttttcataaatgtgacAATATCCACAGTGTGGCTTTATCTTTCATAATGcaactttattttaaactttacctcataattaactttttttttttttttttttttttacttgaaggcaaaaaaaaagttgcattatgAGAGATAAAGCCACACTGTGGATATTATGGATGTTTTCcgctactgaaaaaaaaaagttttttttttttttttttcagaattcagtttatatcatgcaattctgataaaaataaataaaaattctgagttaagtcaggattgtgagatataaactcacaattctgagtaaatatcagtcttttttcccctcagaactgaactttataactcacaattgcaaatttatctcacaattcggagaaaaaaaggtcagtattgcaagatataaactcgcgattgcaagaaaaaagtcagaattgcgagtttatatcttgcaaaaaaaaaatagcgAGATAtagctcacaattttgagataaaaagtttatatctgacaattctgactttatttctcacaatttagagtttttatcttgcatttctgacattataacttgcaattgcgagtttatatcacacaattctgataaaaataaataaataaaaattctgagTTAAGTCATATTAGTATGAGTATgagtataaacttgcaattctgaaaaaaatatcagtctttttgccctcagaactggactttataactcacaattgcaagtttatatcttcaaattctgagaaaaaaggttataattgcaagatataaactcacaattctgagaagaaaagtcacaatagtaagatatatctcacaattctgaaagaaaagtttatatctcacaactctgactttatttctcgcaatttcgagtttatatcttgcatttctgactttataacttgcaattgcaagtttatatcatgcaattctgagaaaaaataattatacaaattctgaataattaagtcagaatggtgagatataaacttgcaattctgaaaaaaatatcagtctttttgccctcagaactggactttataactcacaattgcaagtttatatcttcaaattctgagaaaaaaagtctgaattgcatgtttatatctcgtttatatcttgcaaatatatatatatcaaaattgtaaaatgtaaacttgTAACTCATaacatttatgagaaaaaaaagcatttttaagcACAAAAATGTTTACTTGTAGGTTTCTGTTCTTAAATGCGATGAATTTATGTCACCAACTCGAACCCTGAGTGAAACCTGCATGGGCAAATCTGTCACCATCACGCAAAATTAACTTAAATAAGGTTTTTATTAAGTATGCCAAGCTTTAGAAAATGTGACCAGATCCTTGAATTGTCACAGGTGAAATCCAGTAATTTCAATACAAATCCACATATGATTACATATCTCTCAATGCAGATTTCAGAACATGTTCACACTGGTCACACAGTTTCACTGCAATGcccaaaaaaaagtttcttggTTTTGGGCCTGTGGAATTTTGGTGAAATGCTGCTAATGTGACCACACCTTTAGTCTTTTTAACATACAATACTGTAGTCACAATAAAGCTATCATCATAGATAAGCAAGCCTTAGTGTGCTTTAATCTTCATCTCAATCATTCAATCATATAGAAGATAAAAACATCCTTACCTCATCATGGCTTGGACAATATTCAAGAAACTGGGCAACATACGTGATGACAGACTGCTCATCTGGTGAATTAACGGCAAGATctagtgagggaaaaaaagtcaaacaacCAAGCCTGCTTAATGCTAAGCCGAGACCCAGTGTGCTTTGAAGATGAATCACACCCAAGCAGCACAACACTTTGCTATACAGTTCTCAGACAATATGACTGGTAGTACAATACTTCTGCAGTAAAAGTCTTGGGCTTCTCATGCGCTTTCATTATTTCTGAAGTGCGAAAGCAGGTCATACAGCAATTAAGTATGTTCCCCTAGAAGGCACAAACACTACACAGCTATTCTTCAAAGAAAAGTGAATGGTTTGTTTGTGTGTTACCATCTGGATCCAGCAATGGAAGAATCCCCAGCCACTCGTTCGCTGTTGTGAACGCTGTCTCTATATTTAGTCGGGGCTCTGAAGACAAAGCTTTCCTCATGTCCACAAACTGAGGACAGAAGAATTTAACCAGAGCCAGAAAAGCCAATCCGCTCCTCCAGCTTTTACCAAAATCGTGGATTTCTACCCCATATCTGAAGGAAAAGATTGAAATAGCAAGGCTGAATGAATTATGGAAGTTATGGAAGTGCAATACATACAGCCAAGCCTGAAATagttcatacccctggcaaattctgatttaaagttactttaattcaac
Protein-coding regions in this window:
- the clmnb gene encoding uncharacterized protein clmnb; protein product: VSLLNIDANDIADGNPSVVLRLIWNIIVYYQIKQVTGSLEKSPSTFSLLSLPCGSDFSGRSSPASPGDDIFGTLPSKGKRSSQNLKYRSKAIKTLLSWAQNCTAKYGVEIHDFGKSWRSGLAFLALVKFFCPQFVDMRKALSSEPRLNIETAFTTANEWLGILPLLDPDDLAVNSPDEQSVITYVAQFLEYCPSHDEDCASTDSSRGTPNFIERSDRHWTDSVRCMLPSNISAEALRGLHTSSESSQEEQTYHTGDQELSLESLPASLTDIPVGLATLSEHFLTMKSSSWSKGQSLSDSTGGQCCDSLALKKGLLGSLKDDGNCFEVSKEAVYAMSELDSDEEDAFSYILELEHKEPGLESNVDLEVNTIMDAEGIEFTSTFESEESEIYSLCHFCETQRQLKPSEVLIRSGDDKHADVHASQRDCDLEKSSAASDSLLMNKSGKKIPISSSDELLDLDCSFKMKESVYSDAFDHHSAFVPPVKNGLDKDKIREDLFPSAVKDGLSDNDQYEQSIVLDRRVLERITGEPAVSHTQRNGVLDVTSYEVDELHVLLFLWMIAYCILMYPHLDILSLLK